The Chryseobacterium suipulveris genome window below encodes:
- a CDS encoding glutaminyl-peptide cyclotransferase gives MKNRILLAALVFTFLVSCNNDKEILNTLNDYNMSMESKGYHFGDVLTLPKEVTDNAESISISFGDKETSKLVVDPEFFTLGDNAVTFNIKKKNGEVLNQDATINVFAKNPEAILNYKIVKEYPHSTENFVQGFQLDGNTIYESDGQNGSSRILKYNLGATTPIAETAQPDDVFSEGATIIGDKVYQLTWQNKKGFIYDKTSLKLLGEFPYPNVMGEGWGLTYDGKNLIASDGTKNIYFLDVADPSKLVRFISVAGNTEAYDQLNELEYHKGFIYANVWQKPIILKINPKNGEVVGKFDFTEIAKLHTTGSDDVLNGIAFKGENMLVTGKNWPKIYEVSID, from the coding sequence ATGAAGAATAGGATTCTTTTAGCCGCCCTGGTTTTCACCTTTTTAGTTTCCTGCAACAATGACAAGGAAATTCTCAATACGCTGAACGACTACAATATGTCGATGGAAAGCAAAGGTTACCATTTCGGCGACGTGCTGACTTTACCTAAAGAAGTGACCGACAATGCGGAAAGCATCTCCATCAGTTTTGGCGACAAGGAAACTTCGAAGTTGGTGGTGGACCCCGAGTTTTTTACTTTGGGCGACAATGCGGTAACGTTCAACATCAAAAAGAAAAATGGCGAAGTCCTGAATCAGGACGCAACCATCAATGTTTTTGCGAAAAATCCCGAAGCAATACTCAACTATAAAATTGTTAAAGAATATCCACACTCTACAGAAAATTTTGTGCAGGGTTTTCAGCTCGACGGAAACACGATTTATGAGTCCGACGGACAAAACGGCTCGTCTCGAATATTGAAATATAATTTAGGTGCAACAACTCCGATTGCGGAAACTGCGCAACCAGACGACGTGTTCTCCGAAGGTGCGACGATTATTGGCGATAAGGTTTACCAGCTGACTTGGCAAAATAAAAAGGGATTTATCTACGATAAAACCTCGCTGAAACTTTTGGGCGAATTTCCTTATCCAAACGTGATGGGAGAAGGATGGGGTTTAACGTACGACGGCAAAAACCTGATCGCTTCAGACGGGACGAAGAATATTTATTTCCTCGACGTAGCTGATCCTTCGAAACTCGTGCGTTTTATTTCTGTTGCGGGAAATACCGAAGCTTATGACCAACTCAATGAACTGGAATACCACAAAGGATTTATTTACGCCAACGTTTGGCAGAAACCGATCATCCTGAAAATCAATCCCAAAAATGGAGAAGTGGTCGGGAAATTCGATTTCACTGAAATTGCGAAACTGCACACCACAGGAAGCGACGATGTGCTGAACGGAATCGCGTTCAAAGGTGAGAATATGCTCGTTACAGGGAAAAACTGGCCGAAAATTTACGAGGTTTCGATCGATTAA